ctttctgaatatacacacaggattcattgatcaattaacacattgttggagtgaaacaaatcagtgtgattcatttagtttgctactggaaaacatggaatttattttttcattttccaggtttggaaaagtcatggaaactgagcaaaagtgaacaattacatggaaattgaaacagttatcctggaaaattgtattggatgatgtgtaaaatagtaataaaatgaaactattgaacacagaattaagataagtttataaaaaccctttacatgtgaacagctcttactgtagatagaaatggatgatcccatgttgtagaacatgctcttggaatcctatctggtgtattggatgttggaatttgatgaggcaacctggtgatatggactttaaaagtatagtttcggattggtggacttcgggaataataaccgagaaacattactcgcgatctcaatagaagggtcaaatacatgcatttcccagccaacacaggagccttgacatctacagtgaaacttcttatgcaagtttatcctcaaatgtaagaagctgtgtttcaactgtgtgataaacctgggtttatcaacgttagtaacctgtgcaatcttgctagctagcaagctgcaacttgctagcttcagcttacactagaattgttgacgtaatttttaccttgcttttaaaatacttgaactatgttcgatccccatatgtatttcactcactgacttttcctaaaaccgtgttattcaccacatttaggggagtttgttttgaatttggattcattaatgatggttagcaagcacatgcagtgcaatcttgctagccaacattcagcttgctaactaactagctagtgttggctagcttgcgttgctagctaactaccaatacattttcacattaggctgtgacattacttctatgctagttgacatgaccagtctagtcttgataaattttgtaacattcattcttatatctacttttagctattttgtgatttttcgttttttctttaaaaaaatgatattactaaataggaacatttggggtgagacatttttgaggttgctgtactgaggaaccacaggggaaccagccttatgtttttccttttaggttcattagtttgatttacaaaagcttttacagagtaagggtaggcatattacctcttctacgtaagactcataatctcaaatgtgtgatgcattacaggagtgagtgacaatgacacgctgtagattcaggatgaggaagagaagaggggagaagatgaaagaggaggatacaagagtagaggatgacagaggaaaagggagaagagtggagaggagttgagaagagtaggaagagaagacaggagcggatacgagaggggaggtgtggagagaagaggacaggataagataggagaggagtggaagagagaacaaatatcaatccctcatgtgctcatgtgtctcaaagttcccgttcaataaattgttgttcatctacagattgttgcattatttcatgcattgatatatcaataagacataatctctaagcatttacaatgtagacttgactggcacatcttttaaatcaagttagtagtcaggtgtcctagggggttgtgtttgtgaggggaggggggcgcggaaagcttcaggggcctatagatcattacttaatatggtacctggaaaatcaggaggtagcatggaatttttttcaaggcaagcgtgggaaccctgttttacattgcatgtgtcacgtcatgataaataagtctcttgtgacgccctctcggcattttgcgccctaggcaaccgcctatatattatcaagttttttatttgtttctttattcatttttaattatcTCATTGAATTAAGACAAGCTATTCATGTATTTGTCCCAATATAGCACGATGTATCACGTTACAGCAGCTGAAAGGAAAGTAAAAGTGATAAATAagtacaaatgaaaaaaatataaaatatatagagTTTGAAAGGCACAGTTGAATAGTCTTGTTTGTACTGCTGGTTGTTAAGAATGTGGttatcaacaaaaaaatgtgATACAATGTACAGTAAATAAATTATTAGCGTTTTAACGCCCTTCCGGAAAGATTTTCTCCCTCTCGCCAACAACAACCGTCGCCGGGTAGTGACGTTGATTGACGCGTCATCACGGTGTTTTGACTTTTAGCGCGTTTCTTGTCCAGGTAGTTTGAAGATGGAGACCGACCCCAGTGTCAGCTCGATGGTCATGTTGGAGGACGAGTCGGTGGACGTCCGCTACGTGAACGGATCCCAGTTACAAGTGTCCCCGTGCGGCGGTGAGTTCCTGCTGGTGAAAGCCTCCCACCCCTCCCTGCATCCTCTGCAGCCCAGAGAGAGGGTCCGCCAGAGGACGAGGTTCACCATCAGCTCATACAAGGTACATGTCAGGACCAGGCTAtcctctgcaacacaacagctgacCTCCGTGTATTCAACGTGCTGGCGTCACTTTGCAGGAGTTGATGACAGCTGCTCTGGCGTTTAGGAATAAATTTGCAAGTCGACCATACCTGCCACAGGAACTCGTCCCTGCTGAACACAAGACGGTAGCATACACCACTTCCTATCCCACAGTTGGTCCCTCAAATGGCTGCTGTCTTAATCATGTTGCCATCTGAATTTTCTACCTGCAGTCTTGCAGTATTGACTCAGATGTGATGTGGCCTGAGTTCTCCTCCTGTGAAGCTGAGCTCGGACCTGGAGGTGAAACCATCATCCGGTCTGAGGAGGGACGAGCTACGCTGATGCTGTCACCCTCAGGAGAAGAATTCTCCATCGAGTTCCAGTGCAGACTCAGCCAGGTTCAGAATCATCAGCACAGTGCGGAGAGTTGCAGCAGGGATGCGGAATGCAGGGCGAGCAGGCAGCAGCATGTAAGCGATCTTATCTGCCAGAGCACTAAAGACCAAAGAGGTTGAACTgggaagaggaagcagaggggATGAGTCAGTTAGATCAGTTGTTCTCTGATTGTCAGCCCTTCTCAGACAAAGGTCATGCTTCTTAAAAACCTACTCCTGCTTACATCTCATCTTTGATGAACTATTTAATTTCtcgtctcttctcttcccaGCCGGGGGCGATGTACCAATCCACCACAGTGGTCCAGCATCACTCGTGTTTTGCTTATGCCCCCATGTGGCGCTACCCTCTCTCTTTAGCTCTCCACCACTGGACGACGCGTGTTTCCCAACCTAAAGAAGTCGCAGCGGTTGGATCCGATTATTCTGCCCAAGCAGACAGGAAAATAAACATGTCTGACATATCTAGTGAAGAGAGAAGGTCTTGTCTACCTCAGGCACTGGCTCTCACATGTCTGTCCCCTCACAGACACAGGTTTGCTGATTAAGATGGATCTTGTGCGTTATTTATTGATGCTCTGTAACTGATTTGGGCTTCTGGCCTCATGTGTTTAAGGTGGAAGAGTAAAGATGAGGACCTTCCAGCAGAGCTGATGAAAGTGATGTGGTGTCAAGGAGTCACCTACAGGTAGATGTGCAGGATTTCACGATCCTTAGAGAGCTTTATTACTTTGTTTATCTCTGAAACGGCATCTCCACTCCATAGTCATAAAAACATATGCCTTTGCAGTATGGTCTCTTGAAAGAGCTTGCAGCTGTGGTCACAAATGCTTCATCTCTTACTGCTTTTAAATCCCTTCTTTAAATAAaggtaatttttatttatttacttaactaaattagttataattctttatttcattgttCCTGTG
The genomic region above belongs to Pleuronectes platessa chromosome 4, fPlePla1.1, whole genome shotgun sequence and contains:
- the c4h5orf34 gene encoding uncharacterized protein C5orf34 homolog, which produces METDPSVSSMVMLEDESVDVRYVNGSQLQVSPCGGEFLLVKASHPSLHPLQPRERVRQRTRFTISSYKELMTAALAFRNKFASRPYLPQELVPAEHKTSCSIDSDVMWPEFSSCEAELGPGGETIIRSEEGRATLMLSPSGEEFSIEFQCRLSQVQNHQHSAESCSRDAECRASRQQHPGAMYQSTTVVQHHSCFAYAPMWRYPLSLALHHWTTRVSQPKEVAAVGSDYSAQADRKINMSDISSEERRSCLPQALALTCLSPHRHRWKSKDEDLPAELMKVMWCQGVTYRILSGAVSVIEVSPGDGSVIRSNGVLNTYFTHHRPELQSGRVKEISYHLNNLPPVVVGQAYSICSIVNRASRILTCYDQAKQSLTLPATLSCLQGTIESRYFSKPAVLEGNLAPVEHQMIVTERQENMSDIVAAEVEKIQRFNFLLENSQLQRGEKACLEQKCPSAEEETHEPLSESSIAEALQRTSKAIQEIDALVSATTLT